From Luteococcus japonicus, one genomic window encodes:
- a CDS encoding MFS transporter, whose product MNGVESQTGHPVGKIIAVHLNYRLRCDERGRTPSEACYFMKPTSSLAASAEVERPEGFELLDYFIYANAAALIFGPHFFKAVPESMQLILSFATVGISFLFRPFGAAVAGHYGDRLGRKAMLVLTLMLMGGATTLIGLLPTANAIGIWAPILLIVLRIVQGFSAAGEWGGAALMAVEHTPSEKRGRFGAFPQIGGPVGMLMSTGFLAMLSVLLTEQQFQAWGWRVPFLFSVVLIGIGMWIRMGATESPVFQELTEHPRRGEYAARPGLQAQLQGGAAERR is encoded by the coding sequence TTGAACGGCGTCGAGAGTCAGACCGGGCATCCGGTCGGCAAGATCATCGCCGTCCACCTCAACTACCGTTTGCGCTGCGACGAGCGAGGCCGGACACCCAGCGAGGCGTGCTACTTCATGAAGCCCACCAGCTCCCTTGCCGCCAGCGCCGAGGTGGAGCGCCCCGAGGGCTTCGAGCTGCTCGACTACTTCATCTACGCCAATGCCGCGGCGCTGATCTTCGGCCCGCATTTCTTCAAGGCCGTGCCAGAGAGCATGCAGCTCATCCTGAGTTTTGCCACCGTGGGCATCTCCTTCCTCTTCCGCCCGTTCGGTGCGGCGGTTGCGGGGCACTACGGGGACCGTCTCGGCCGCAAGGCGATGCTCGTGCTCACCCTGATGCTGATGGGCGGCGCCACAACACTGATCGGCCTGCTGCCCACCGCCAATGCGATCGGCATCTGGGCCCCGATCCTGCTGATCGTGCTGCGCATCGTGCAGGGCTTCAGCGCCGCCGGCGAGTGGGGCGGTGCTGCCCTGATGGCCGTCGAGCACACACCGTCCGAAAAGCGCGGCCGGTTCGGCGCCTTCCCCCAGATCGGTGGTCCCGTCGGCATGCTGATGTCCACCGGCTTCCTGGCGATGCTCTCGGTGCTGCTCACCGAGCAGCAGTTCCAGGCCTGGGGCTGGCGCGTGCCCTTCCTCTTCTCGGTCGTGCTGATCGGCATCGGCATGTGGATCCGAATGGGCGCCACCGAGTCTCCCGTCTTCCAGGAGCTCACCGAGCACCCCCGAAGAGGTGAATATGCCGCTCGGCCAGGTCTTCAAGCACAGCTCCAAGGAGGTGCTGCAGAGCGCCGGTGA
- a CDS encoding FAD-dependent monooxygenase yields MDDRRDVPAAGLPIQARSVETFQVFGFARSMGVERTIRARYVVGGDGAHSKVRKAIGAQHTGGASKHAWG; encoded by the coding sequence GTGGATGACCGTCGGGATGTCCCGGCCGCTGGCCTGCCGATCCAGGCCCGCAGCGTCGAGACCTTCCAGGTCTTCGGCTTCGCGCGCAGCATGGGCGTCGAGCGCACCATCCGCGCCCGGTACGTGGTCGGTGGCGACGGTGCGCACTCCAAGGTGCGCAAAGCCATCGGCGCGCAGCACACCGGTGGCGCCAGCAAGCATGCCTGGGGGTGA
- a CDS encoding NAD-dependent succinate-semialdehyde dehydrogenase, which produces MSTTTHPSLPEDLETGLFINGSWRPGSRGTLAVENPATGEVLCEIADANVEDGKAAMDAACDASRTWAATPARERSEILRRAFDLVIERTDDFARLMTLEMGKPLAEARGEVTYGAEFLRWFSEEAVRIHGRYGISPEGTARHLVAKRPVGPCLLITPWNFPLAMATRKVGPALAAGCTVVLRPASLTPLTSLLFAKVLADAGLPAGVVNVITSEKHDVTDAILADERLRKLSFTGSTGVGKQLLEQAADGVLRTSMELGGNAPFLVFEDADLDAAVEGATAAKLRNMGEACTAANRFIVHESVAEDFSRRLADRFATLSVGDGMSESTDIGPVITGKARDEILDLVGKAVEQGATVLTGGKAVEGPGNFLSPTVLTGVSHDADILGQEIFGPVAPITTFTTEEEALELANRAAVGLAGYVFTRDTSRILRMAELLEVGMIGANVGVMSNAAAPFGGVKQAGLGREGSHEGLEEFLETIYVALPNPL; this is translated from the coding sequence ATGTCGACCACCACCCACCCGAGCCTTCCCGAAGACCTTGAGACCGGACTGTTCATCAACGGCTCGTGGCGCCCCGGGAGTCGGGGCACCCTGGCCGTCGAGAACCCTGCAACGGGTGAGGTGCTCTGCGAGATTGCCGATGCCAACGTCGAGGATGGCAAGGCCGCGATGGACGCCGCCTGCGACGCTTCCCGGACCTGGGCCGCCACGCCCGCGCGCGAGCGTTCCGAGATCCTGCGCCGCGCCTTCGACCTGGTGATCGAGCGCACCGATGACTTCGCCCGGTTGATGACCCTGGAGATGGGCAAGCCGCTGGCAGAGGCCCGCGGCGAGGTGACCTATGGCGCCGAATTCCTGCGCTGGTTCAGCGAGGAGGCGGTGCGGATCCACGGCCGCTACGGCATCTCCCCCGAGGGCACGGCCCGCCACCTGGTGGCCAAGCGCCCCGTCGGCCCCTGCCTGCTGATCACCCCGTGGAACTTCCCGCTGGCCATGGCCACCCGCAAGGTGGGCCCGGCACTGGCCGCCGGCTGCACCGTGGTGCTGCGCCCCGCCTCCCTGACCCCACTCACCTCACTGTTGTTCGCCAAGGTGCTCGCCGACGCCGGACTGCCCGCGGGCGTGGTCAACGTCATCACCAGTGAGAAGCACGACGTCACCGACGCGATCCTGGCCGACGAGCGGCTGCGCAAGCTGTCCTTCACTGGGTCCACCGGCGTGGGCAAGCAGCTCCTGGAGCAAGCGGCCGACGGCGTGCTGCGTACCTCGATGGAACTGGGCGGCAATGCCCCCTTCCTGGTCTTCGAGGATGCAGACCTGGACGCCGCCGTCGAGGGCGCGACGGCCGCCAAGCTGCGCAACATGGGGGAGGCCTGCACCGCGGCCAACCGCTTCATCGTGCACGAGTCGGTGGCCGAGGACTTCTCCCGTCGTCTGGCGGATCGCTTCGCGACACTGAGCGTGGGCGACGGCATGTCCGAGAGCACCGACATTGGCCCTGTCATCACTGGCAAGGCCCGCGACGAGATCCTCGACCTGGTGGGCAAGGCGGTGGAGCAGGGCGCCACTGTGCTGACCGGCGGCAAGGCCGTCGAGGGCCCGGGCAATTTCCTCTCCCCCACCGTGCTCACCGGCGTCAGTCACGACGCCGACATCCTGGGGCAGGAGATCTTCGGCCCCGTTGCCCCCATCACCACCTTCACCACAGAGGAGGAGGCCCTGGAGCTGGCCAACCGGGCGGCGGTCGGTCTGGCGGGCTACGTCTTCACCCGCGACACCTCCCGCATCCTGCGGATGGCCGAGCTTCTGGAGGTGGGCATGATCGGCGCCAATGTGGGCGTGATGAGCAATGCCGCGGCGCCTTTCGGTGGGGTCAAGCAGGCAGGCCTGGGCCGCGAGGGTTCGCACGAGGGACTGGAGGAATTCCTGGAGACCATCTACGTGGCACTTCCCAACCCCCTCTGA